One window of the Podospora pseudocomata strain CBS 415.72m chromosome 7, whole genome shotgun sequence genome contains the following:
- the YCF1_1 gene encoding ATP-binding cassette glutathione S-conjugate transporter ycf1 (EggNog:ENOG503NXEW; COG:Q) codes for MNCSPTTPLPFAPPPSLPTLITLPYTPPLCTPAPPKCKDHGGGGVITPTICRQGNKAEQQQLGVMSIPNFQNRQRSNAKFGPFHSPGSNLSQGQRQLVSLARAMLTPSNILVLDEATAAVDVQTDALLQNTLRGPLFANRTIITVAHRINTILDSDRVVVLERGEVVEFDTPERLIEKRGVFYGLVREAGLAEE; via the exons ATGAATTGCTCACCGACTACACCTTTACCTTTtgcaccccctccttcactCCCTACCTTAATCACCTTGCCTTATACCCCCCCCCTCTGTACCCCAGCCCCCCCGAAATGCAAGGATcatgggggtggaggggtcaTCACACCCACAATCTGCCGGCAGGGCAATAAGGCAGAGCAGCAACAACTGGGAGTAATGAGCATCCCAAACTTTCAGAATCGCCAACGGTCAAACGCCAAGTTTGGGCCTTTTCATTCACCGG gATCCAACCTATCCCAAGGCCAACGCCAACTAGTCTCCCTTGCAAGAGCCATGCTCACCCCGTCTAACATTTTGGTTTTGGACGAAGCCACTGCCGCGGTGGACGTCCAGACTGATGCGCTGCTGCAGAACACGCTGAGGGGACCGTTGTTTGCGAACAGGACGATTATCACTGTGGCGCACAGGATTAATACTATTTTGGATAGTGATAGAGtcgtggtgttggagaggggggaggtggtggagtttgATACGCCCGAGAGGTTGAtagagaagaggggggtgttttATGGGTTGGTTAGGGaggcggggttggcggaggagtaA
- a CDS encoding hypothetical protein (BUSCO:EOG09263W48; COG:S; EggNog:ENOG503P02Z) produces the protein MDKGVLRSPKTGKPTFQAASGAGLALSVQCNPTAARLCGWNHAACLPGPSLFFLPSIISSVSRQIAESPRYVRPPPARYRLRQLLNPIERLFISQETESQFTMAKKRGRLQEALKSAISQQKQKPSQPQGPPSKKQKTSQNRPQQQQQSNKPKKKHHQPSQSAPIIPFTPTDTILLLGEADLSFSASLSSHHKCTALTSTVFEPSLPALQEKYPHVDKNIFLLLTPPNAHPNSPPNNNKLLYNIDATKLSLKSQSFSRIIFNFPHIGGKSKDVNRQVRANQEMLVGFFRRALLHLAPRGKIIVTLFEGEPYTLWNIRDLARHAGLEVERSFRFQAGAYPGYAHARTLGVVRNKKTGEVSERAWKGERRESRSFVFVRKGEGEKAGPGQGKNRKQEGEKPGQGQGKKRKQEEEESEEEEEEEEEEEFEGWGESGEEEDEGSSGDEVDGDEKEDGDEASDDETAPKKTQG, from the coding sequence ATGGACAAAGGGGTTCTGCGGAGCCCCAAAACGGGCAAACCCACTTTTCAAGCAGCTTCCGGGGCCGGCTTGGCGCTAAGCGTCCAGTGTAACCCCACTGCCGCGCGCCTATGCGGCTGGAACCATGCCGCTTGCCTGCCGGGACccagccttttttttctgccgtccatcatctcctccgtctcccgGCAGATCGCCGAGTCGCCCCGTTACGTCCGTCCACCTCCGGCCCGATATCGACTACGACAGCTTCTGAATCCCATCGAACGACTTTTTATATCCCAAGAAACTGAATCTCAGTTCACAATGGCTAAGAAACGCGGCCGCCTCCAAGAGGCCCTCAAATCAGCCATCTCccagcaaaaacaaaaaccatctcaacctcaaggTCCCCCCTCCAAGAAACAGAAAACCTCCCAAAATcgcccccaacaacaacaacaatccAATAAACCCAAGaaaaaacaccatcaaccctcccaatccgcccccatcatcccctttACCCCAAccgacaccatcctcctcctagGCGAAGCcgacctctccttctccgcctccctaTCCTCCCACCACAAATGCACCGCCCTaacctccaccgtcttcgaaccctccctccccgccctccaagAAAAATACCCCCACGTCGACAAaaacatcttcctcctcctaacccccccaaacgcccacccaaactccccaccaaacaacaacaaactccTCTACAACATCGACGCCACCAAACTCTCCCTCAAATCCCAATCCTTCTCCCGCATAATCTTCAACTTTCCCCACATCGGCGGCAAGTCAAAAGATGTCAACCGACAAGTGAGAGCGAATCAGGAGATGCTGGTTGGTTTTTTCCGCCGGGCTCTACTTCATTTGGCGCCAAGGGGAAAGATTATCGTCACgttgtttgagggggagCCGTATACCTTGTGGAATATCCGTGACCTGGCGCGACATGccgggttggaggtggagaggagttTCAGGTTTCAGGCGGGGGCGTACCCGGGTTATGCGCATGCTAGGacgttgggggtggtgaggaacaagaagacgggggaggtgagcgagagggcttggaagggggagaggagggagagcaggagttttgtttttgtgaggaagggggagggggagaaagcTGGACCAGGGCAGGGGAAGAATAGgaagcaggagggggagaagccTGGACAAGGGCaggggaagaaaaggaagcaggaggaggaggagagtgaggaagaggaggaagaggaggaagaggaggagtttgaggggtggggggaaagcggtgaggaggaggatgaagggtCTTCCGGTGATGAagtcgatggtgatgaaaaagaagatggagatgaagccagtgatgatgagacagcaccaaaaaaaacccagGGTTAA
- a CDS encoding hypothetical protein (EggNog:ENOG503NZY6; COG:S) produces the protein MDIEQHRSHLASPITNSHPTLSFPTPTSFTSTPIQRKLVIHEMPSKSVNNMNLQQSFSSVADALEAEDTMSDIIPQQPSTSTRAAPTSTRARGGRGRGGSRGGRGRGGKSSQPKAPAGRGRRQKLYEDSKVQAAHERAQELKQAWGVLSKLIKPAAQEIADRSINQLLEDPGVVERVPEFDVAQKFLKQRYEDTLSQNDRILEMSRQMAQRVYEGEVEAARASYAHQVEEMQEERLGELLQQLDRLEHQYNLKLPVDYPPPRDESYTYKSITMAERDAQGVFHEERDGVEVPFPGTKLRDIMVKPPTMPLESLKRKADGQPDGQPASKLLQTAKDEDAMRQLPRHTAGLLGAAEALEDTVATPPDSASNAATPLPEPAGDIAEVRGQRRTSAEPNPADGPELPLPRGALDPDEYGVRLIVRRNNKAENPNNRIMVPNLFEWDDLDIGFRDSTNSAEKGATKARRGKYWQKPNSNYMFIDRRVGIWDSTEAAGELPEAEVKKHNLHPKYGIFLPSSTNLQESPKPVVDPWKPVVLVPPNGELIHASRTIPAAKADRAFSKLEAKLEGKKKFSALLSHICEQEGVEEEEITPSAEEIEGLRREELAARGMDPNTVYQPSPAPPTPAPKPEPEPTLEQAAGFGQFADDMLCAAAVLEDDEARDLAREREEEAARTVKSAASKPYDAVRDALGFDNSSVPEDTTGLDVLAHIAIREHEATAHIDPRIYNPMQVDGLARDHRQYGSHVDYQPSEYPPPPEEYHGPPMSEGYHGLSMPGHYASEPARGDFLRTALNPQSPVYPPPPAPPQDYPASQLSGGRTPFAPQGQGVGLPALRPMRSLLNDSPPPPEQHSPVPQHGSMVMTNSGAFYPVGPSRPFHNGYSVPEPQHHLQPLMPAPGPGPLQAPPMAGPPGTQQLAPRPPSPSTAYPVSPPYHTPIAPAPAPGIHAPILPAATQPPMQSSHSRPGSSSASAPPPASAAGSAASSKYRKLEPAPTPPHRMTYSANGQELRTVQFDYREAIKDYSAVEAPPRSGPTQIRGWTHQNIRKGPKPSSSRGDTNANPPNADESA, from the exons ATGGACATTGAGCAGCACCGCTCACACCTGGCATCGCCCATTACAAATTCTCACCCaactctctcttttcccacACCTACTTCTTTTACCTCGACTCCCATACAACGGAAACTCGTCATTCATGAGATGCCATCCAAATCCGTCAACAACATGAACTTGCAGCAGAGCTTCTCCTCTGTTGCCGATGCCCTAGAGGCTGAAGACACCATGTCTGATATCATCCCACAGCAACCTTCGACTTCCACCCGCGCCGCCCCAACCAGTACCCGAGCTCGTGGAGGTCGCGGTCGTGGCGGCTCCCGCGGAGGCAGAGGTCGTGGTGGCAAGTCATCACAACCGAAAGCTCCCGCCGGTCGCGGTCGTCGTCAGAAACTTTATGAGGACAGCAAAGTACAAGCTGCCCACGAGAGAGCGCAGGAGCTGAAGCAGGCCTGGGGCGTGCTCTCCAAGTTAATCAAGCCAGCAGCCCAAGAGATCGCCGACAGGTCGATCAATCAGCTTCTTGAGGACCCTGGTGTCGTTGAGAGAGTACCCGAATTCGACGTCGCTCAAAAGTTCCTGAAGCAGCGATACGAAGACACGCTCAGCCAGAATGATCGAATTCTCGAGATGAGCCGTCAGATGGCCCAGCGTGTTTATGAAGGCGAGGTCGAAGCAGCCAGAGCTTCATATGCC CACCAGGTGGAAGAGATGCAGGAGGAGCGTCTCggtgagcttcttcaacagctcGACCGTCTCGAACACCAATACAACCTCAAACTTCCCGTCGAT TATCCTCCGCCACGTGACGAGAGCTACACCTACAAGTCCATCACAATGGCCGAGAGAGATGCCCAAGGAGTCTTTCATGAGGAACGcgatggtgttgaagttCCCTTCCCTGGTACTAAGCTTAGAGATATTATGGTCAAGCCGCCCACCATGCCCCTGGAGTCtttgaaaagaaaagccgATGGCCAACCAGACGGTCAGCCAGCTTCGAAGCTCCTTCAAACCGCCAAGGACGAGGATGCCATGCGTCAGTTGCCACGCCACACGGCTGGCCTTTTGGGTGCAGCTGAAGCGCTCGAAGATACTGTCGCCACCCCACCAGATTCCGCCTCTAATGCTGCCACGCCGCTGCCCGAACCTGCCGGAGACATTGCTGAGGTGCGCGGGCAGCGCCGAACTTCCGCCGAGCCCAACCCCGCCGACGGACCCGAACTGCCCCTTCCGCGCGGAGCTCTCGACCCGGATGAGTACGGCGTTCGCCTCATTGTACGCCGCAATAACAAGGCTGAGAACCCCAATAACCGCATCATGGTACCAAACCTTTTTGAGTGGGACGATCTCGATATTGGTTTCCGCGATTCGACCAACTCTGCTGAGAAGGGCGCCACCAAAGCTCGTCGCGGCAAATATTGGCAGAAGCCCAACTCCAACTACATGTTCATCGACCGTCGTGTGGGAATTTGGGATTCCACTGAGGCTGCTGGCGAGCTTCCTGAAGCCGAGGTGAAGAAACACAATCTTCACCCAAAGTACGGCATCTttttgccctcctccaccaatcTCCAAGAGTCGCCCAAACCTGTCGTCGACCCATGGAAACCGGTCGTGCTGGTTCCCCCAAATGGGGAGCTTATCCACGCGTCTCGGACCATCCCAGCTGCGAAAGCCGACCGAGCCTTCAGCAAGCTCGAGGCAAAGCTggaagggaagaaaaagtTCTCGGCCTTGCTCAGTCATATTTGTGAGCAAGAaggagttgaggaggaggagatcacTCCGTCAGCGGAGGAGATTGAAGGGTTGCGGCGAgaggagctggcggcgaGGGGCATGGACCCCAACACGGTGTACCAGCCCTCGCCGGCGCCACCCACTCCCGCGCCCaagcccgagcccgagcccACGCTGGAGCAGGCGGCTGGCTTTGGCCAATTCGCCGATGACATGCTCTGTGCTGCGGCGGTTctggaggacgacgaggcgcGAGACCTCGCGCGCGAGcgtgaggaagaagctgctCGGACGGTGAAGAGCGCCGCTTCCAAACCGTACGATGCGGTGCGGGACGCGCTCGGGTTCGACAATTCCTCAGTCCCGGAGGATACCACTGGCCTGGATGTTCTCGCACACATTGCGATCCGAGAACATGAGGCAACGGCCCACATCGACCCTCGGATTTACAATCCGATGCAGGTCGATGGTCTGGCACGCGACCATCGCCAGTATGGTTCGCACGTTGACTACCAGCCCAGTGAGTATCCTCCGCCGCCCGAGGAGTACCATGGTCCACCGATGTCTGAGGGCTACCATGGGCTGAGTATGCCCGGTCACTATGCCAGTGAGCCGGCCAGAGGAGATTTTCTCCGTACGGCACTGAATCCCCAGTCGCCGGTAtaccctccaccacctgccccgcCACAAGACTACCCGGCTAGCCAACTTTCTGGCGGTAGGACACCGTTTGCACCCCAAGGGCAAGGTGTAGGCTTACCAGCCTTACGTCCTATGCGCAGCCTATTGAACGACAGCCCGCCCCCTCCTGAGCAGCATAGTCCAGTTCCTCAACACGGTAGCATGGTGATGACGAACAGCGGCGCCTTTTACCCAGTCGGGCCTAGTCGTCCTTTTCATAACGGCTATTCCGTACCGGAGCCTCAGCACCATCTACAGCCTCTGATGCCCGCTCCTGGTCCTGGACCTCTCCAGGCACCACCCATGGCTGGCCCGCCTGGCACGCAGCAGCTCGCACCTCGCCCTCCTAGCCCCTCGACTGCATATCCAGTCTCGCCACCCTATCATACACCGATTGCACCAGCTCCGGCGCCGGGTATTCATGCCCCTATTCTTCCCGCGGCTACTCAACCTCCCATGCAGTCATCTCACTCTCGACCTGGAAGCTCCTCTGcctcggcccctccccctgcTTCCGCTGCCGGTTCAGCAGCGTCGTCTAAATACCGCAAGCTAGAACCTGCGCCGACGCCACCTCATCGTATGACCTACTCGGCCAACGGGCAAGAGCTGCGTACTGTACAGTTCGACTATCGTGAGGCTATCAAGGACTATTCTGCTGTAGAAGCTCCCCCTAGAAGTGGTCCAACACAGATTCGTGGATGGACTCACCAAAACATCCGCAAGGGCCCCAAACCGAGCTCCTCCCGCGGCGATACCAACGCTAACCCGCCAAACGCTGACGAATCCGCCTAG
- a CDS encoding hypothetical protein (COG:A; EggNog:ENOG503NWZ2), with protein sequence MSTITPNALQSERPPTIPNSFNANQPPTIRLYPLSNYTFGVKETQPEEDPSVIARLERLNDHYEKHGMRRTCEGILVCHEHNHPHILMLQIANAFFKLPGDYLHPEDDEIEGFKRRLDERLAPVGSLGEGNKAADWEIGDCLAQWWRPNTETFMYPFVPAHITRPKECKKLYLIQLPETKVLSVPKNMKLLAVPLFELYDNTQRYGPQLSAIPHLLSRYNFEFVNEDGEVVAQTPTAGQENHASKTRVLAGGNEDVDMKTDEDQKWDEKKQENGAN encoded by the exons ATGTCTACAATCACGCCCAATGCACTCCAAAGCGAGCGACCCCCCACTATCCCCAATTCTTTCAATGCCAATCAGCCACCCACTATCCGTCTCTACCCTCTCTCAAACTACACGTTCGGTGTCAAGGAGACCCAGCCTGAGGAGGACCCCAGTGTGATCGCCCGACTCGAGCGCCTGAACGACCACTACGAGAAACATGGAATGCGCCGGACTTGCGAAGGCATCCTGGTGTGCCACGAGCACAACCACCCACACATTCTAATGCTCCAGATTGCCAATGCTTTCTTCAAGCTGCCTGGCGACTACCTCCATCCCGAAGATGACGAGATTGAGGGATTCAAGCGCCGCCTCGATGAGCGCCTTGCACCAGTCGGCAGCCTGGGCGAAGGCAACAAGGCCGCCGACTGGGAAATTGGCGACTGTCTTGCGCAGTGGTGGCGCCCCAACACCGAGACCTTCATGTACCCTTTCGTCCCTGCCCATATCACACGGCCCAAGGAGTGCAAGAAGCTCTACTTGATCCAGCTTCCTGAGACCA AAGTCCTCTCCGTTCCCAAGAACATGAAACTCCTCGCCGTGCCCCTATTCGAGCTCTACGACAACACCCAGCGCTACGGACCCCAACTTTCTGCCATCCCCCACTTGCTCAGCAGATACAACTTTGAGTTTGTCAacgaggacggggaggttgtCGCTCAGACTCCTACTGCCGGCCAAGAGAACCACGCCTCCAAGACTCGGGTTCTGGCTGGTGGCAACGAGGATGTTGACATGAAGACTGATGAGGACCAGAAGTGGGATGAGAAGAAACAGGAGAATGGCGCCAATTAG
- a CDS encoding hypothetical protein (EggNog:ENOG503PYNB) has translation MVKFTTAVSLIALTMAPAALAKNCKGSLMYCGRGLLNKGNYYDQIIEALQGSGQPTDSAHVNNSLFFCKSDGNIIFQAFCRTSGCINGGADHSDYC, from the exons ATGGTCAAattcaccaccgccgtctccCTTATCGCCCTCACCATGGCCCCGGCCGCTCTTGCCAAAAACTGCAAGGGTAGCCTGATGTACTGCGGACGCGGACTGCTCAACAAGG GCAACTACTATGACCAAATCATCGAGGCTCTCCAGGGCTCTGGCCAGCCGACTGATTCTGCCCATGTCAATAACTCCTTGTTCTTTTGCAAGAGTGATGGAAACATCATTTTCCAGGCCTTTTGCCGGACTAGCGGGTGCATCAATGGTGGTGCTGATCACAGTGATTACTGCTAG
- a CDS encoding hypothetical protein (COG:S; EggNog:ENOG503P365) translates to MVNTHSHVYPRPAHPRQAWQPERAGLMPAPGDGRYLAPDSVRTVPPATVGRALREVCHINHKNFFLAVTLENGEHAFFSGPENVDAVDASRMFHMNIFLQYQQGIPPHASRETGPLQGDYSGNDLYYAHAVGPYGRHDKGYDHDEFDHGAASQRRKRPRRARAPRSLEEEEVATVTAGSRKTTIMIGDSDVVRAFYERRFRLCHQILCRCIAKAFVKLMEPKKQTNHPYTKGQEAAPRWWPNDYGPNRVLLRHKEPDHIKKEERVHLLTHILRMLTEPNHKQHEDIRSQHLTVAKLEEAAMDAAASFFNASGENMKKKLWLKEAFKVAKAEEKLKRGEIDPTTQIFVTADNHEPEDDDDYGHEAEYERVKREEDTGDAPDPIARTMSVQSYGSDMAMRDAHPGPAIVHTDLAPTQQNYVEGVSLTVGGPPHLASPMQEVDNSRRAMYGSAADFGGSTGPATLYPTQWQHNPAAQTTASGMYTYTQAQPAHTSHGYPTHEQAPSLQPQSYLTSGYETLPGSHTLYRNNSYLSPTGRFPRDGSQ, encoded by the exons ATGGTTAATACTCACAGCCATGTCTATCCCCGACCTGCTCATCCAAGGCAAGCATGGCAACCAGAAAGAGCCGGTCTAATGCCGGCTCCAGGGGATGGCCGTTACCTGGCACCAGATTCTGTCAGGACAGTGCCTCCTGCA ACAGTTGGCAGAGCGTTGCGAGAAGTCTGCCACATCAACCACAAGAACTTCTTTCTTGCAGTTACCCTCGAGAATGGCGAGCACGCTTTTTTTTCCGGTCCAGAGAATGTCGATGCGGTAGATGCTAGCAGGATGTTCCACATGAACATCTTCCTGCAGTATCAGCAAGGAATACCCCCACACGCATCAA GAGAGACTGGCCCTCTTCAGGGAGATTATTCTGGTAATGATCTCTATTATGCGCATGCTGTAGGCCCATACGGTCGTCACGACAAAGGATATGATCATGACGAGTTTGATCATGGCGCTGCCTCCCAACGCAGGAAACGCCCACGACGGGCCAGAGCACCACGgtcgttggaggaggaggaggtggctaCCGTCACTGCCGGGTCGAGGAAGACCACCATCATGATTGGAGATTCGGATGTTGTGCGGGCCTTTTATGAACGTCGTTTTCGGCTCTGTCACCAGATCCTCTGCCGGTGCATCGCCAAGGCCTTTGTGAAGCTCATGGAGCCCAAAAAGCAGACGAACCATCCTTATACAAAGGGTCAAGAGGCGGCACCAAGGTGGTGGCCAAATGACTATGGTCCTAACAGAGTGCTTCTGAGGCACAAGGAACCGGATCACATCAAGAAAGAAG AGCGTGTGCACCTGCTGACCCATATCCTCCGCATGCTTACTGAGCCGAATCATAAGCAACACGAGGACATTCGGTCGCAACATCTGACTGtggccaagctggaggaggctgctaTGGATGCTGCCGCCTCTTTCTTCAATGCCTCGGGGGAGAACATGAAGAAGAAACTGTGGCTCAAGGAGGCGTTTAAGGTAGcaaaggcggaggagaagctcaagaggGGTGAGATAG accccaccacccaaatcTTCGTGACGGCGGACAACCACGAgcccgaggacgacgacgattaTGGGCATGAGGCCGAATACGAGCGGGTCAAGCGTGAGGAGGATACCGGTGATGCCCCGGACCCTATCGCCCGAACCATGTCTGTCCAGAGCTACGGAAGCGACATGGCGATGCGCGATGCTCATCCCGGTCCCGCAATCGTGCATACCGATTTGGCACCAACACAGCAAAACTATGTGGAAGGAGTTTCCCTGACGGTTGGCGGGCCACCTCATCTGGCCAGTCCAATGCAAGAGGTTGACAACAGCCGCCGAGCCATGTACGGATCTGCTGCCGATTTTGGAGGATCGACCGGACCGGCGACGCTGTATCCGACTCAGTGGCAACACAATCCGGCGGCTCAGACGACGGCATCGGGGATGTATACATACACGCAAGCGCAACCGGCACATACATCGCACGGTTATCCGACTCATGAGCAAGCCCCGTCTTTGCAGCCCCAATCCTATTTGACGTCGGGATATGAGACGCTGCCGGGTTCTCACACTCTATATCGTAATAACAGTTACCTATCGCCGACGGGGAGGTTTCCCAGAGACGGGTCACAGTAG